The DNA segment CGTGTGCGCGGCGCTTCCCGACGTCGACGTCATCGGCTTCCGGTTCGGGATTCAGTACGGCGATCTCCTCGGTCACCGGGGCCTCACGCACTCGTTGAGCTTTGCCGCCGTTCTGGCCGCCCTGGTGGTGGCTATCGTGTTCCCCGAGGGCGCTCCGGGATGGCATCGCCGGGCGCTCTGGCTCTACCTCTTCGTCGCCACGGCATCGCACGGTTGCCTCGACGCTCTGACGGATGGCGGTCTCGGCGTCGCATTCTTCTCGCCCTTCAGCAATGCTCGCTACTTCTTTCCCGTGCGTCCGATCCGGGTGTCACCGATCGGCCTCCAGGCGTTCATGTCCGGCGACGAGCTGACGATCCTGGCGAGCGAGGCACGCTGGGTGTGGTTGCCGTCGGCGCTCTTGATGGCGAGCGCGGTCGTGTGGCACCGGGCCTCCACGAGGTTGGCAGCTCGCGGTGAGGGAGGAGCCGGGCCGAGTTCAGGATGAAGGCCAGCTCGGAGGCGACGTGAATGAAGGCAGCGAGCAGCGGGCCGAGCAGGCCGAACGCTGCAAGCCCGACACCGAATGTGTCGACCACGAGCGTGCCGGCGAAGTTCTGCCAGATGATGCCGCGGGTGCGCCGGGCGATCGCGAGCGTCTCGACGAAGCGCGCCAGGTCGTTACCGAGGAGCACGACGTCGGCGCTCTCGCGCGCGACATCCGTACCGGAGCCCATGCCGACGCCGACGCTCGCCGCCGTGAGCGCGGGCGCGTCGTTGACGCCGTCGCCGACCATTGCAACCGTCCCGCCGGCGGCAACCAGCGCTTCGATCCGCTCCACCTTGTCTTCGGGCAGGAGGTCGGCTTCGACTTCCCGGATGCCCAGGCTGCGGGCGACCGCGTCCGCGACCGGCCGCGTGTCGCCCGTGAGAAGGATCGTGCGGATGCCCAAGCGGCCGAGCGCCGCGACGGCGCGCTGCCCTTCCGGGCGCACAGTGTCGGCGATGGCGATGGCGCCGAGCAGGCGCCCGTCGCGTGCGACGAACACCTCCGACGCAGCCGAAGCCGCGGCGTCGGTCACGATCCCCGTCACGCTGGCCTCCGGCATCGCGACGCCGCGATCCCGCATCCAGGCCCGGTTGCCGACGAGCACCGTGGTAGTGGCCACCTCCGCCGCGATACCGCGCCCCGGCGTGTAGGAAAAACGCTCGGGTTCGACGACGGGGCGCTTCTGCGCCCGGGCGTGGGCGACGATCGTCTGCCCGAGGGGGTGCTCCGAGCGCTGCTCGGCAGCCGCCGCCGCGTCCAGCACGGCTTCCGGCGACACGCCATCGGCGCCGAGCACGCGCTGCACCTCGGGTCGGCCGTAGGTCAGTGTGCCGGTCTTGTCGAGCACGACCGTATCCACGCGGCCGAGGGTCTCCAGGTGCACGCCCCCTTTGACGATGGCGCCGAGGCGTGCCGAGTGGCCGATGCCGCCGAGGATGGCGAGCGGCGTTCCGGCGGCGATGCCGCAGGCGCCGGCCACGATCACGACCGCGATGGTCGAGCGAACGTCGCCGGTGACGAGGAACGTGAGGCCCGCGGCC comes from the Deltaproteobacteria bacterium genome and includes:
- a CDS encoding metal-dependent hydrolase; this translates as MPTVLTHAVSGIALEGAFRRPFGTARVWLAGAVCAALPDVDVIGFRFGIQYGDLLGHRGLTHSLSFAAVLAALVVAIVFPEGAPGWHRRALWLYLFVATASHGCLDALTDGGLGVAFFSPFSNARYFFPVRPIRVSPIGLQAFMSGDELTILASEARWVWLPSALLMASAVVWHRASTRLAARGEGGAGPSSG
- a CDS encoding cation-translocating P-type ATPase, which encodes MARTSAPAALGADRRRGHDPSGQSSDHEHDHDDAHAFAWPEAVRMGLVALAAAALWFRVWEAYRSVSVIGALGLAIGGWPIFKEAFENLIDRRMTMELSMTIAIVAAAAIGELFTALVITLFVLAAEVLESMTVQRGRRAIRDLLEFLPREVSVRRAGSVHAVSADELGIGDAILVNPGGRVPVDGTVLGGHSFVDESRITGESMPVEKTKGAPVYAGSINQSGALEVRGERIGRDTSYGKIIEAVERAERSRAPVQRLADRLAGYLVYFALAAAGLTFLVTGDVRSTIAVVIVAGACGIAAGTPLAILGGIGHSARLGAIVKGGVHLETLGRVDTVVLDKTGTLTYGRPEVQRVLGADGVSPEAVLDAAAAAEQRSEHPLGQTIVAHARAQKRPVVEPERFSYTPGRGIAAEVATTTVLVGNRAWMRDRGVAMPEASVTGIVTDAAASAASEVFVARDGRLLGAIAIADTVRPEGQRAVAALGRLGIRTILLTGDTRPVADAVARSLGIREVEADLLPEDKVERIEALVAAGGTVAMVGDGVNDAPALTAASVGVGMGSGTDVARESADVVLLGNDLARFVETLAIARRTRGIIWQNFAGTLVVDTFGVGLAAFGLLGPLLAAFIHVASELAFILNSARLLPHRELPTSWRPGATRPRSPSRAPTATTPSVPRSPGSSARRRT